The following are from one region of the Haloactinomyces albus genome:
- a CDS encoding ferritin-like domain-containing protein, translated as MSKPQLSEQAVSALQRALRAEHAAIWIHGLAGAFASEQRVDSAVAEAVRKHRQFRETTEQLLQEAGIKPAPAEPAYSVPQQPTDQTSAIRLLITAEHDCTIGWRSVLETTEVSRLRRHALDALTTASARATRWRITIGDQPAVLAFPGRP; from the coding sequence ATGAGCAAACCGCAGCTTTCCGAGCAAGCCGTGAGCGCACTGCAACGGGCATTGCGCGCGGAGCACGCCGCCATCTGGATCCACGGTCTGGCCGGGGCCTTCGCGAGCGAGCAGCGAGTCGATTCCGCGGTTGCGGAAGCCGTGCGCAAACACCGGCAATTCAGGGAGACCACGGAGCAGCTTCTCCAGGAGGCGGGAATCAAGCCCGCACCGGCGGAACCGGCCTATTCGGTCCCACAGCAGCCCACCGACCAGACCTCGGCGATTCGTCTACTGATCACCGCTGAACACGACTGTACGATCGGGTGGCGCTCGGTTCTGGAGACCACCGAGGTCTCTCGGCTCCGGCGCCACGCCCTCGACGCACTCACCACGGCATCCGCCCGCGCCACGCGCTGGCGCATCACCATCGGAGATCAGCCTGCCGTCCTGGCCTTCCCCGGCCGGCCGTAG
- a CDS encoding YlxR family protein produces MITTLIGRCGAEGPDTVVSRHQQDDLIRPVGNDGLESRVARREGARIHTRSTGARGAHHEPIRTCVGCRTRTWASELLRVVAEDGHAAVPDPRRRRSGRGAWLHPDPACLRLAERRRAFPRALRVPGRLELSAVQAHVEHVAHDVTGAGSPRTRQLKEAGRPVMNQP; encoded by the coding sequence ATGATCACCACGCTGATCGGAAGGTGCGGAGCGGAAGGTCCGGACACGGTTGTATCCCGCCACCAACAAGACGACCTGATTCGGCCCGTTGGCAACGACGGGTTAGAATCACGGGTGGCTCGACGCGAGGGGGCGAGAATCCACACACGATCCACTGGTGCCCGTGGTGCACATCACGAGCCCATCCGCACGTGTGTCGGATGCCGGACCCGGACGTGGGCCTCCGAGCTGCTACGCGTGGTGGCCGAGGATGGTCATGCGGCCGTCCCCGATCCTCGACGCAGGCGATCGGGCCGGGGTGCTTGGTTGCATCCCGATCCCGCGTGTCTGCGTCTGGCCGAGCGGCGTCGGGCGTTTCCCCGGGCACTTCGTGTTCCCGGGCGGCTCGAGCTCTCGGCAGTGCAGGCCCATGTGGAGCATGTGGCTCACGATGTGACCGGTGCGGGATCCCCCCGCACCCGGCAGTTGAAGGAAGCAGGTCGACCCGTCATGAATCAGCCGTGA
- a CDS encoding DUF397 domain-containing protein has translation MVQSELFDVTWPKSSFSGGANGGGQCVEVAVLDDGRVAVRNSNDRGAGAVLFTRAEMAAWMQGVEAGEFDDLA, from the coding sequence ATGGTTCAGTCGGAGCTTTTCGATGTCACATGGCCTAAGAGCAGCTTCAGTGGCGGTGCCAATGGTGGAGGCCAGTGCGTCGAGGTCGCGGTTCTGGATGACGGTCGGGTGGCGGTTCGCAACAGCAACGACCGCGGTGCCGGTGCCGTGCTGTTCACCCGCGCCGAGATGGCGGCTTGGATGCAGGGCGTCGAGGCCGGAGAGTTCGACGACCTCGCCTGA
- a CDS encoding DUF1326 domain-containing protein, with the protein MTTSTIPKWHLEGTWFDACKCAIPCPCSFAQPPTYGDCEGVLLWHVREGTYGETRLDGLNVVMLGSFVGNVWSGEHTDAYAAVFLDERADDDQRAALQAVFGGSAGGWPAQFGEMFHPEMRGMEYAPVEVSIDEDLAKWSVRVPGKAEAAVEALTGPTVAEGSRVQVHNLPGAEVGPGQGASTWGKATTNRADSFGFHWDRSGYSSKLIPFDWTGPDES; encoded by the coding sequence ATGACTACTTCCACGATCCCGAAATGGCACCTCGAAGGCACCTGGTTCGACGCATGCAAGTGCGCGATCCCGTGCCCCTGCTCGTTCGCCCAACCACCGACCTACGGTGACTGCGAGGGGGTCCTCCTGTGGCATGTCCGTGAGGGCACCTATGGGGAGACCCGGCTGGACGGCCTCAACGTCGTGATGCTCGGTTCCTTCGTCGGGAATGTGTGGAGCGGTGAGCACACCGACGCCTACGCCGCCGTCTTCCTCGACGAGCGTGCCGACGACGATCAGCGCGCGGCGTTGCAGGCCGTCTTCGGCGGCTCGGCGGGCGGCTGGCCCGCACAGTTCGGCGAGATGTTCCATCCGGAAATGCGAGGTATGGAATATGCTCCTGTCGAAGTGTCGATCGACGAGGACCTCGCCAAGTGGAGCGTGCGGGTTCCGGGGAAGGCGGAGGCCGCTGTCGAGGCACTGACCGGCCCGACCGTGGCGGAGGGCTCACGGGTGCAGGTGCACAACCTGCCGGGCGCCGAAGTGGGGCCCGGGCAGGGAGCCTCGACGTGGGGCAAGGCCACCACCAACCGGGCCGACTCCTTCGGCTTCCACTGGGATCGCTCCGGCTATTCCAGCAAGCTCATCCCGTTCGACTGGACCGGACCGGACGAGTCATGA
- a CDS encoding YjbQ family protein, which yields MKSEEIEIRTGSSEVVRDLSAECERFLTGSEDGLLHVWVPHATAGLAIIETGAGSDEDLLNALRDLLPADNRWRHRHGSPGHGRDHVLPAVVPPYASIPVLGGRMALGTWQSVCLVDTNTDNTGRRVRLSFLPG from the coding sequence ATGAAGAGTGAAGAAATCGAGATCCGGACGGGCTCGAGCGAGGTCGTCCGCGACCTCAGCGCCGAATGCGAGCGCTTCCTCACCGGCTCCGAGGACGGCCTGCTGCACGTATGGGTCCCTCATGCCACGGCCGGACTGGCCATCATCGAGACCGGGGCAGGCAGCGACGAGGACCTGCTCAATGCTCTGCGGGACCTGCTTCCCGCGGACAACCGGTGGCGGCACCGGCACGGCTCACCCGGCCACGGGCGCGACCACGTCCTGCCTGCCGTGGTACCGCCGTACGCCTCGATCCCGGTGCTCGGTGGCCGGATGGCCCTGGGTACCTGGCAGTCGGTGTGCCTGGTGGACACCAACACCGACAACACCGGCCGCCGTGTCCGGCTGAGTTTCCTGCCGGGCTAA
- the rimP gene encoding ribosome maturation factor RimP codes for MSSPPRDEVVARLEPVVAEPVAALGFDLEEFDVQQAGRRRLVKVVIDADDGVGLDDITDVSHAVSEVLDTHEHVLAGSYTLEVTSPGVDRPLTKVRHWRRARNRLVKVRLTDGSELAARVGAADDAAVVVLTRGEIRQLAYRDIERAVVEVEFQQPPAKELTKLDRAAGVVGGHGNDGEDTEDSR; via the coding sequence GTGTCCAGCCCGCCGCGTGACGAGGTTGTCGCGCGCCTGGAGCCCGTCGTCGCCGAGCCCGTGGCGGCCCTGGGCTTTGATCTCGAAGAGTTCGATGTGCAGCAGGCCGGGCGTCGCCGCCTGGTTAAGGTGGTCATAGACGCCGATGATGGGGTCGGCCTCGACGACATCACCGACGTGAGTCATGCCGTCTCCGAGGTGCTGGACACGCACGAACACGTGCTCGCCGGTTCCTACACCCTGGAGGTGACTTCACCAGGGGTGGACCGTCCGCTGACCAAGGTGCGCCACTGGCGCCGCGCGCGCAACCGCCTGGTCAAGGTCCGTCTGACCGACGGGAGTGAACTGGCGGCCCGCGTCGGGGCGGCCGATGATGCCGCGGTGGTGGTTCTCACCAGGGGTGAAATCCGGCAACTGGCCTACCGTGACATCGAGCGCGCGGTGGTCGAGGTGGAGTTCCAGCAGCCACCGGCGAAAGAACTGACCAAGCTCGATCGGGCTGCGGGCGTCGTTGGCGGACACGGCAACGACGGGGAAGACACGGAGGACTCGAGGTGA
- a CDS encoding Scr1 family TA system antitoxin-like transcriptional regulator: MRGVGLTSSRRLQPSPGHRGAQLPKTDTAHSTAPGGAKRVMRGQLERLIEATRELDVTIRILPLDSGPHPGMEGAFTILTLPELASDVGYIEGIMGGALPGKPGRCTSLHHALRVVDLDGVVTG, encoded by the coding sequence GTGCGAGGTGTCGGGTTGACGTCTTCCCGAAGACTTCAACCCTCACCCGGGCACCGGGGCGCGCAGTTGCCGAAAACCGACACAGCTCACTCCACGGCCCCTGGTGGAGCGAAGCGAGTCATGCGCGGCCAGCTCGAACGCCTGATCGAAGCAACGCGAGAGTTGGATGTCACAATCCGGATTCTTCCCCTGGACTCTGGGCCTCACCCGGGGATGGAGGGCGCCTTCACGATCCTGACCTTGCCGGAACTCGCTTCGGATGTGGGGTACATCGAGGGAATCATGGGGGGCGCTCTACCTGGAAAGCCAGGACGATGTACGTCGCTGCACCATGCGCTTCGCGTCGTTGACCTCGATGGCGTTGTCACAGGCTGA
- the nusA gene encoding transcription termination factor NusA, with product MNVDIAALRAIERDKDIPFETVLQAIESALLTAYRHTEGHQPHARVEVDRKTGVVRVIAHTLDTEGEVAEEWDDTPEGFGRIAATTARQVIVQRLRDAEHEKNFGEFSTKEGEILGGVIQRDAKANSRGMVVVQVGESEGVIPAAEQVPGEKYEHGSRIKCYVVGVSRSAHGPQITFSRTHPNLVRRLFALEVPEIADGTVEIPAVAREAGHRSKIAVRCAISGVNAKGACIGPMGARVRNVMRELGDEKIDIIDFSEDPGTFVGNALSPAKVVSVEVVDERAKTARVIVPDFQLSLAIGKEGQNARLAARLTGWRIDIRSDADPSSPTTTAGHPGAQPPTVAGVDPAIDELPAMGSAE from the coding sequence GTGAACGTCGACATCGCCGCGCTGCGGGCGATCGAACGAGACAAGGACATTCCATTCGAAACCGTCCTACAGGCGATCGAGTCAGCGCTGCTCACCGCGTACCGACACACCGAGGGGCACCAGCCGCACGCCCGGGTGGAAGTCGATCGCAAGACCGGCGTCGTGCGTGTGATCGCACACACGCTGGACACCGAGGGCGAGGTCGCCGAGGAATGGGACGACACGCCGGAGGGATTCGGTCGCATCGCGGCGACGACCGCACGACAGGTGATCGTGCAGCGCCTGCGTGACGCCGAGCACGAGAAGAACTTCGGGGAGTTCTCCACGAAGGAAGGTGAAATCCTCGGTGGTGTGATCCAGCGCGATGCCAAGGCCAACTCGCGTGGCATGGTCGTCGTGCAGGTCGGCGAGAGCGAGGGTGTGATCCCGGCGGCCGAGCAGGTGCCGGGGGAGAAGTACGAGCACGGTAGCCGGATCAAGTGCTACGTCGTGGGTGTTTCGCGTAGCGCGCACGGGCCCCAGATCACCTTCTCGCGGACCCATCCCAACCTGGTGCGTCGACTGTTCGCGCTGGAGGTACCGGAGATCGCCGACGGGACGGTGGAGATCCCCGCTGTGGCGCGCGAGGCCGGTCACCGGTCCAAGATCGCAGTGCGGTGTGCGATCAGTGGGGTCAATGCCAAGGGCGCGTGTATCGGCCCGATGGGTGCGCGAGTGCGCAATGTGATGCGTGAACTGGGCGACGAGAAGATCGACATCATCGACTTCTCCGAGGATCCCGGTACATTCGTGGGTAACGCCCTGTCACCGGCCAAGGTGGTCTCGGTGGAGGTGGTCGACGAGCGAGCGAAGACGGCCCGGGTGATCGTGCCGGATTTTCAGCTCTCCCTCGCGATCGGCAAGGAAGGTCAGAATGCCCGCCTCGCGGCCAGGCTGACCGGCTGGCGGATCGACATCCGCAGCGATGCCGACCCCAGCTCGCCGACCACGACAGCCGGGCACCCCGGTGCTCAGCCGCCCACTGTGGCAGGAGTGGATCCCGCCATCGACGAACTACCTGCCATGGGATCGGCGGAATAA
- the infB gene encoding translation initiation factor IF-2 has product MAGKARVHELAKELGVTSKDVLNKLADQGEYVKSASSTVEAPVARRLRDAFTKAGASQKGSANGQGDGGAPPASPAAEAPESAGDAVPKPGPKQPDSERPKPGPRPVPKPGPRPAAKPEPKTPEPETRPSEQETPAAQETPATPAAEQTPAAEQTPAAEASPTESASSGRSAVPKPGPKPGPKPGPKPGPAQGSQSGTDSDGAVVPPKPQAPKPGPRSPRAGNNPFGVGSGAPPQRPSGGKQGGPGGKQGGPGGKQGGPGGKQGSGPGRGQGQRPDRQSTQTGQGGQGGQGGQQGAGTAPAADSTSGGGGGNRPNPGMMPPRPNPGMMPSKPAGPGGGKPGGGKPGGGKPGGGKPGGGKPGGGTGGPGGGRGGPGGGGPGGGGGAPGGAPPGGGFRGRPGGGGRPGGGRGGTAGAFGRPGGPARRGRKSKRQKRQEYMDNMQAPSVGGVRLPRGNGEPLRLRRGASLTDFAEKINANPASLVQAMFHLGEMVTATQSVSDEVLELLGQEMNYKVEMVSPEDEDRELLESFDLSFGDRDSSEEQLFSRPPVVTVMGHVDHGKTRLLDTIRKANVQEGEAGGITQHIGAYQVETELEGKQRPVTFIDTPGHEAFTAMRARGAKSTDIAVLVVAADDGVMPQTVEAINHAQAAEVPIVVAINKIDVEGANPDKIRQQLTEYSLVAEEFGGETMFVEISAKQGVNIDGVLEAILLTADATLDLRANPKMEAQGVAIEAHLDRGRGPVATVLVQRGTLRVGDSVVAGGAHGRVRRMINEHDQDVTEASPSRPVQVIGFTSVPGAGDTFLVVNEDRTARQIADRRAARIREAQNAAKRKRVSLEDLDKVLKETNQLNLIIKGDNSGTVEALEESLNKIEVGEEVELRVIHRGVGGINESDINLATAENTIVLGFNVRAEGKAAEVANREAVEIRYYSVIYRAIEDIEQALKGMLKPEYEEVSLGRAEIRDVFKSSKVGTIAGCMVSTGIVRRNSKARLLRDNVVVAENLTVNSLKRFKDDATEVRDGFECGLTLGSYSDLKVDDIIETYEMREKPRI; this is encoded by the coding sequence GTGGCAGGCAAGGCCCGCGTACACGAGCTCGCCAAAGAGCTCGGCGTGACAAGCAAGGATGTACTCAACAAACTCGCCGATCAGGGCGAGTACGTGAAGTCCGCGTCGTCGACCGTGGAAGCACCGGTGGCGCGCAGGCTTCGGGACGCGTTCACGAAGGCGGGCGCGTCGCAGAAGGGTTCGGCCAACGGCCAGGGTGATGGTGGCGCGCCGCCGGCATCGCCCGCCGCGGAGGCGCCCGAGTCGGCCGGGGATGCCGTACCGAAGCCCGGCCCGAAGCAGCCCGATTCCGAGCGCCCGAAGCCGGGTCCTCGGCCGGTTCCGAAGCCGGGCCCCAGGCCCGCGGCGAAGCCGGAACCGAAGACACCCGAGCCGGAGACACGGCCGTCCGAGCAGGAGACCCCTGCGGCGCAGGAGACCCCTGCGACTCCGGCGGCAGAGCAAACTCCGGCGGCAGAGCAAACCCCGGCGGCAGAGGCGTCACCGACCGAATCGGCGTCGAGCGGACGTTCGGCGGTGCCGAAGCCGGGTCCGAAACCCGGTCCCAAGCCGGGTCCGAAACCGGGCCCCGCGCAGGGGTCGCAGTCCGGTACGGACAGTGATGGCGCCGTGGTGCCGCCGAAGCCGCAAGCGCCCAAGCCCGGCCCGCGTTCACCGCGTGCGGGCAATAACCCGTTCGGTGTCGGCAGCGGTGCGCCACCGCAGCGTCCCTCCGGCGGTAAGCAGGGCGGCCCCGGTGGCAAGCAGGGTGGTCCCGGCGGTAAGCAGGGCGGTCCCGGTGGCAAGCAGGGTTCGGGCCCCGGTCGCGGTCAGGGCCAGCGTCCGGATCGCCAGAGCACCCAGACCGGCCAAGGCGGTCAGGGTGGCCAAGGCGGCCAGCAGGGTGCCGGAACCGCTCCGGCAGCGGACTCCACGTCGGGTGGTGGCGGCGGCAACCGTCCGAACCCCGGCATGATGCCCCCGCGCCCGAACCCCGGCATGATGCCGTCGAAGCCCGCGGGGCCCGGTGGCGGTAAGCCCGGTGGCGGTAAGCCCGGTGGCGGTAAGCCCGGTGGCGGTAAGCCCGGCGGTGGTAAGCCCGGCGGCGGCACCGGTGGACCCGGTGGTGGCCGTGGCGGCCCCGGCGGCGGTGGCCCCGGTGGCGGTGGCGGTGCCCCGGGCGGTGCTCCTCCGGGAGGTGGTTTCCGTGGCCGTCCCGGTGGCGGTGGTCGTCCCGGTGGTGGCCGTGGCGGTACGGCAGGTGCCTTCGGTCGTCCCGGTGGTCCGGCGCGTCGAGGCCGCAAGTCGAAGCGGCAGAAGCGTCAGGAGTACATGGACAACATGCAGGCACCGTCGGTGGGCGGTGTCCGCCTGCCGCGCGGTAATGGTGAGCCTCTTCGCCTGCGCCGTGGTGCCTCGCTGACCGACTTCGCCGAGAAGATCAACGCCAACCCGGCCTCGCTGGTACAGGCGATGTTCCATCTCGGTGAGATGGTCACCGCGACCCAGTCCGTCTCCGACGAGGTCCTGGAACTGCTCGGCCAGGAGATGAACTACAAGGTCGAGATGGTCAGCCCCGAGGACGAGGACCGGGAGCTGCTGGAGTCCTTCGACCTCAGCTTCGGCGACCGGGACAGCTCCGAGGAGCAGTTGTTCTCGCGTCCGCCGGTGGTGACCGTGATGGGTCACGTCGATCACGGTAAGACGCGGCTGCTGGACACGATCCGCAAGGCCAACGTCCAGGAGGGCGAGGCAGGCGGCATCACCCAGCACATCGGTGCCTACCAGGTCGAGACCGAGCTGGAGGGCAAGCAGCGGCCGGTGACCTTCATCGACACTCCCGGCCACGAGGCGTTCACCGCCATGCGTGCCCGTGGTGCGAAGTCGACCGACATCGCGGTGTTGGTCGTGGCCGCCGACGATGGCGTGATGCCGCAGACGGTGGAGGCGATCAACCACGCCCAGGCTGCGGAAGTGCCGATCGTGGTCGCGATCAACAAGATCGATGTCGAGGGTGCGAACCCGGACAAGATCCGCCAGCAGCTCACCGAATACAGCCTGGTCGCCGAGGAGTTCGGTGGCGAGACCATGTTCGTGGAGATCTCCGCGAAGCAGGGTGTCAACATCGATGGCGTGCTGGAAGCGATCCTGTTGACGGCCGACGCCACTCTCGATCTCCGGGCGAACCCGAAGATGGAGGCCCAGGGCGTGGCCATCGAGGCACACCTCGATCGCGGTCGCGGTCCGGTGGCCACCGTGCTGGTGCAGCGCGGCACGTTGCGGGTCGGTGATTCGGTGGTCGCAGGTGGTGCACATGGCCGTGTGCGTCGGATGATCAATGAGCACGACCAGGATGTCACCGAAGCCAGTCCGTCCCGCCCGGTTCAGGTCATCGGGTTCACGTCGGTACCGGGTGCCGGGGACACGTTCCTCGTGGTCAACGAGGACCGGACTGCGCGGCAGATCGCCGACCGGCGTGCCGCTCGGATCCGGGAGGCGCAGAACGCGGCCAAGCGCAAGCGCGTCAGCCTCGAGGACCTGGACAAGGTGCTCAAGGAGACCAACCAGCTCAACCTGATCATCAAGGGTGACAACTCGGGTACCGTCGAGGCGCTCGAGGAATCGCTGAACAAGATCGAGGTCGGTGAGGAGGTCGAGCTCCGCGTCATCCATCGCGGTGTCGGTGGCATCAACGAGAGCGACATCAATCTCGCCACCGCCGAGAACACCATCGTGCTGGGCTTCAACGTCCGGGCCGAGGGCAAGGCGGCCGAAGTCGCCAACCGCGAAGCGGTGGAGATCCGGTACTACTCGGTGATCTACCGGGCGATCGAGGACATCGAGCAGGCCCTCAAGGGCATGCTCAAGCCCGAGTACGAGGAAGTCTCGCTCGGCCGGGCGGAGATCCGCGACGTCTTCAAGTCCTCGAAGGTCGGCACGATCGCCGGTTGCATGGTCAGTACCGGTATCGTGCGCCGCAACAGCAAGGCGCGGTTGCTGCGGGACAATGTCGTGGTCGCCGAGAACCTGACGGTCAACTCGCTGAAGCGGTTCAAGGACGACGCGACCGAGGTCCGCGACGGTTTCGAGTGCGGTCTGACTCTGGGGTCGTATTCCGACCTCAAGGTCGACGACATCATCGAGACCTACGAGATGCGGGAGAAGCCGCGCATCTGA
- a CDS encoding GNAT family N-acetyltransferase codes for MNESMKIRQYLSDTEVTENVRRALADCWVAVTNAGGAAGFPFPPVDGGDVAPVLERLVGELHADRCRLLTAVDDRGLLGWLVLRRSLDPLIAHRGSLHHVQSHPNCRGEGVGSFLMHHAREIARDEVKVEQLHLAARAGVGLETFYGRLGWREIGRRPGALRLAPEDDRDEILMHLGPL; via the coding sequence GTGAACGAGTCGATGAAGATCCGGCAGTACCTGTCCGATACCGAGGTCACCGAGAATGTTCGCCGTGCCCTGGCCGACTGCTGGGTGGCCGTGACGAATGCCGGAGGTGCTGCGGGGTTCCCGTTCCCGCCTGTCGATGGCGGTGATGTGGCTCCGGTCCTGGAACGCCTCGTCGGCGAACTTCATGCCGACCGCTGCCGCCTTCTGACCGCTGTGGACGATCGAGGGCTGCTCGGCTGGCTGGTGCTCCGGCGCAGCCTCGATCCGCTGATCGCGCACCGGGGTTCGCTGCATCATGTGCAGAGCCACCCGAACTGCCGGGGCGAGGGTGTCGGATCGTTCCTGATGCACCATGCCCGCGAGATCGCACGCGACGAGGTGAAGGTGGAACAACTGCACCTGGCCGCACGGGCGGGTGTGGGATTGGAGACCTTTTACGGACGCCTCGGCTGGCGCGAGATCGGTCGCCGGCCGGGAGCGCTTCGGTTGGCCCCGGAGGACGACCGCGACGAGATCCTCATGCACCTCGGGCCGTTGTGA
- a CDS encoding DUF2182 domain-containing protein, which translates to MTHSAEGHGVPSPRTWSRAELFLAGTLLALAAAAWLFTNSLAVAMPDMRLGILTGMRPMEPRMQTIPIALGMFLVTWVVMMAAMMLPGLAPFAVGISRLLGERTGPGTMSALTVGYLLVWGVVGVFGYLLVRGFEVLAADGSATAVRAGSGVLLMAGAYQFTPFKRWCLVRCRSPLALVIRYADLIRGSRRGALRVGISHGGYCLGCCWALMVVLLAAGAMSLVWMAVTAAVIAVEKVVPRGVVLGSVLGVLLIGLGVVLLTAPGLVTTMT; encoded by the coding sequence ATGACCCATTCGGCAGAGGGCCACGGCGTCCCTTCGCCGCGCACTTGGTCGAGAGCGGAACTGTTTCTGGCCGGGACTCTGCTCGCACTGGCTGCGGCGGCCTGGCTGTTCACCAACAGTCTGGCCGTGGCCATGCCCGACATGCGATTGGGAATTCTCACCGGAATGCGTCCCATGGAACCGCGGATGCAGACGATCCCGATCGCACTCGGCATGTTCCTGGTCACCTGGGTCGTGATGATGGCGGCGATGATGCTGCCCGGTCTCGCCCCGTTCGCGGTGGGTATCAGCCGACTCCTCGGGGAACGCACCGGTCCCGGCACCATGTCCGCGTTGACGGTCGGTTACCTGCTCGTGTGGGGCGTGGTGGGGGTGTTCGGTTACCTCCTCGTGCGTGGCTTCGAAGTTCTCGCCGCGGACGGAAGTGCGACCGCCGTGCGGGCCGGATCCGGTGTGCTGCTCATGGCGGGTGCTTACCAGTTCACGCCGTTCAAGCGATGGTGCCTGGTTCGCTGCCGGTCGCCGCTGGCACTGGTGATCCGGTACGCGGACCTGATCAGGGGGAGCCGGAGAGGAGCACTGCGGGTCGGTATCAGCCACGGTGGGTACTGCCTCGGCTGCTGCTGGGCGCTGATGGTGGTCCTGTTGGCTGCAGGAGCGATGAGCTTGGTGTGGATGGCCGTCACCGCCGCGGTGATCGCGGTGGAGAAGGTCGTCCCTCGTGGCGTGGTGCTCGGGTCCGTACTCGGAGTGCTGCTGATCGGCCTCGGTGTGGTCCTGCTGACCGCTCCCGGTCTGGTGACCACGATGACTTAG